The Streptomyces sp. NBC_00670 genome window below encodes:
- a CDS encoding carbohydrate-binding module family 20 domain-containing protein — protein MTTPHRPPGGLIRRLCTAAAAGALALAGAVALPAAPAQADTTAKNDVIANLWEWNWKSIAKECTDVLGPAGYGAVQVAPPAESLKQTNFYWWDVYQPYSYNLNSRFGTAAAFSSMVSTCHSAGVKVYVDAVINHTAAQTGTGYNGTTITNKYDTPDFDSGDYHHAGDGYCNDEDGTIDDWNNLAEVQNCELLGLPDLKTGDDSVRSKIAGYLNKLLAAGVDGFRVDAAKHIAEGDMAAIEAKLDNTSSGADPYVFQEVYPGTTPQPADYYASGDVLDFTYASRLKSAFQGNVSDLSSLGSSGILPAANAVAFVTNHDTERNGLHLSYKDDDTYKLANLFQLAYKGATPTVYASWKWNVSDEAPPNSGGFVTDTDCSGGSWYCLDRDAAVLGMVAFHNATDTAAVSNWQSKSSNVIGFGRSGKGFFALNNGSSSTSYTFTTGMADGTYTNVIDGGATKATVSGGSATLTVPAKGAVAFYDGTYTCPTTSCDGDGGGDGGSGTTITATFNEYASTTSGTDVYVVGSSDSLGAWDTAKAVKLSSTGYPIWSGEANLPTNTTVTYKYIKKDASGNVTWESNANRSATTATSALTLNNTWNVASTDATDVTFNVNATTTSGTNVYVVGSLPSLGSWNPTDAIPLSSASYPTWSKLVIVPKSTAFTYKYLKKDTSGNVTWESGTNRSYSTGASSGYTAADTWK, from the coding sequence ATGACGACCCCACACAGACCCCCCGGCGGGCTGATACGACGCCTGTGCACCGCCGCGGCCGCCGGCGCGCTCGCCCTGGCGGGCGCCGTCGCGCTGCCGGCCGCCCCGGCGCAGGCGGACACCACCGCGAAGAACGACGTGATCGCCAACCTGTGGGAGTGGAACTGGAAGTCGATCGCCAAGGAGTGCACGGACGTCCTGGGCCCGGCGGGCTACGGCGCGGTGCAGGTGGCCCCGCCCGCCGAATCGCTCAAGCAGACGAACTTCTACTGGTGGGACGTCTACCAGCCCTACTCCTACAACCTGAACAGCCGCTTCGGGACGGCGGCCGCGTTCTCCTCGATGGTGTCGACCTGCCACTCTGCGGGCGTGAAGGTGTACGTGGACGCGGTGATCAACCACACCGCCGCGCAGACCGGCACCGGCTACAACGGCACGACGATCACCAACAAGTACGACACCCCGGACTTCGACTCCGGTGACTACCACCACGCCGGTGACGGTTACTGCAACGACGAGGACGGGACGATCGACGACTGGAACAACCTGGCGGAGGTGCAGAACTGCGAACTGCTCGGCCTGCCCGACCTGAAGACGGGCGACGACTCGGTCCGCTCGAAGATCGCCGGTTACCTCAACAAGCTGCTCGCGGCCGGTGTCGACGGCTTCCGCGTGGACGCCGCCAAGCACATCGCCGAGGGCGACATGGCGGCCATCGAGGCCAAGCTGGACAACACGTCCTCGGGGGCGGACCCGTACGTCTTCCAGGAGGTGTACCCCGGTACGACCCCGCAGCCGGCGGACTACTACGCCTCCGGTGACGTCCTGGACTTCACCTACGCGAGCAGGCTGAAGTCCGCCTTCCAGGGCAACGTCTCCGACCTGTCGTCCCTCGGTTCCAGCGGCATCCTGCCGGCCGCGAACGCGGTCGCCTTCGTCACCAACCACGACACCGAGCGCAACGGGCTGCACCTGTCCTACAAGGACGACGACACCTACAAGCTGGCCAACCTGTTCCAACTGGCGTACAAGGGCGCGACGCCCACGGTGTACGCGAGCTGGAAGTGGAACGTCTCCGACGAGGCCCCGCCGAACTCGGGCGGCTTCGTCACCGACACGGACTGCTCGGGCGGCAGCTGGTACTGCCTGGACCGCGACGCCGCGGTCCTCGGCATGGTCGCCTTCCACAACGCCACGGACACGGCGGCCGTCTCGAACTGGCAGAGCAAGTCGTCGAACGTGATCGGCTTCGGCCGCTCGGGCAAGGGCTTCTTCGCCCTCAACAACGGCTCTTCGTCGACGAGTTACACGTTCACGACCGGCATGGCCGACGGCACGTACACGAACGTGATCGACGGCGGCGCGACGAAGGCCACGGTCTCGGGCGGCAGCGCGACCCTGACGGTGCCGGCGAAGGGGGCGGTGGCGTTCTACGACGGCACGTACACGTGCCCGACGACGAGCTGCGACGGCGACGGGGGCGGTGACGGCGGCTCCGGAACGACGATCACGGCGACGTTCAACGAGTACGCCTCCACGACCTCCGGCACGGACGTCTACGTGGTCGGCTCCTCGGACAGCCTGGGCGCGTGGGACACGGCGAAGGCGGTGAAGTTGTCGTCGACGGGCTACCCCATCTGGTCGGGCGAGGCGAACCTCCCCACGAACACGACGGTCACGTACAAGTACATCAAGAAGGACGCGTCGGGGAACGTCACCTGGGAATCAAACGCGAACCGCTCGGCGACGACGGCGACTTCCGCCCTGACCCTGAACAACACTTGGAACGTGGCGAGCACGGACGCCACGGACGTCACGTTCAACGTCAATGCGACAACGACATCGGGCACGAACGTCTACGTCGTCGGCTCCCTCCCGTCCCTCGGCTCCTGGAACCCGACGGACGCGATCCCCCTGTCCTCCGCGTCGTACCCGACCTGGAGCAAGCTGGTGATCGTCCCCAAGAGCACGGCGTTCACGTACAAGTACCTGAAGAAGGACACGTCCGGGAACGTGACATGGGAGTCCGGCACGAACCGCTCGTACTCGACGGGGGCGTCTAGCGGCTATACGGCCGCGGACACGTGGAAGTAA